In Exiguobacterium acetylicum, the genomic stretch CGTCTACGGCAATCTGATGGGCTTCTTGACGACGATGAAGGCATTACCACTCGCTTACAACAAAGACATGCAAGAGGATAAGGAAGGGGTCTTCGATACGGCAGATACCGTTCTCCAATCCGTTCAAATCTTCACCGGAATGATTGAATCTGCGACGTTTAAGACCGAAGCGCTCAAGAAGGCGACAATGCAAGACTTCTCGAATGCAACGGAACTCGCTGACTACCTTGTGACGAAAGGCATACCGTTCCGTGAAGCGCATGAAATCGTCGGCAAAGCCGTCCTTTACTGTGTGCAAAACGGTTGTTTCCTGAAGGATTTGAACCTCGAGACGTATCAAACGTTCCATCCTGATATCACAGAAGACGTCTATCCGCTCCTCGATCCGGTTCAAGCAGTAGCACGCCGGACTAGCTACGGCGGGACAGGGTTTGCTGCCGTGTCGGAGCAACTCGAACTCGCGAAACAGCATCTTGCGAATTGACGGATTTTGAAAAAAATCAGTCAAATGACTGGATTTAACAAAAGATGTCTGCTATAACTGTAACTAACAACCGACAGATAGAGGCGCGGATGACATGAGTAGCATCATTCTTGAAGGCAAGCATGCCGAATGATGTGAAAGGGGAAGTCCGCCGAAGTGAACGAGAAGATGCTTCTTCTCATTTGCTGGTACAACGGTTAAGATCCGTTGTACTGCCGAAACCGATGTTTCGGAGCGCTATCTTACGTAAAAGAACGAATGACTTTGTCTTCGTTTGTCCGATCGTGATAACGACGGGCCGTAGGAACGCTCCTACCGGCCCGTCGTTTTTTTCTGTATCGGGACAAAGGAGATAGGATTGTGACAACTGTACTTAAATTTGGTGGAAGCTCGGTTGCGACTGTCGAACAGATTCAGTCTATTGCGAATTATTTGAAGAGTCGCGCAGCCGAAGGTGAAAAACTTGTCGTCGTCGTTTCAGCGATGGGCAAGATGACAGATTCTTTGATTGCTCAGGCGCAAGCCATCACGGATCGCCCCGAGCGCCGAGAACTCGATCGTCTGCTTGCCATCGGAGAAGAACAGACGATTTCATTACTCAGCATTGCCCTCAACTCACTCGGCGTCAAAGCGTTATCGCAAACAGGCGCTCAAGCGGGAATCAGTACGATGGGATTGCATACGAAAAGTAAGATCAAACAGATTGATGGAAATCTATTACGACAAAAACTCGAAACGTACGATGTCGTCATCGTCGCTGGATTCCAAGGTGTCAACGAACTCGGTGATGTCACGACGCTCGGACGTGGTGGATCGGATACAACGGCTGTTGCCCTTGCGGCAGTCCTTGATAAACGGTGTGAAATCTACACGGATGTCGACGGTGTCTATACGGCTGATCCACGAATCCATGCTGCTGCTCAACCGATTCCGCACATCTCATATGATGAGATGATGGAGATGAGCGCCCTCGGGTCGAAGGTCATGGAAATGCGGAGTGTCGAACTAGGAAAAAAATACGGCGTACACATCTTCGTCGGGAAAACACTTGAATCGAAAAGGGGAACATGGATCATGGAAGCGACGGAAACAATGGAACAAAAAGCGGTCACGAGTGTCAGTGTGACGAAGAACGTCTTGACGGTATCAATCAAACACGTACCGCAAACGAAC encodes the following:
- a CDS encoding aspartate kinase; its protein translation is MTTVLKFGGSSVATVEQIQSIANYLKSRAAEGEKLVVVVSAMGKMTDSLIAQAQAITDRPERRELDRLLAIGEEQTISLLSIALNSLGVKALSQTGAQAGISTMGLHTKSKIKQIDGNLLRQKLETYDVVIVAGFQGVNELGDVTTLGRGGSDTTAVALAAVLDKRCEIYTDVDGVYTADPRIHAAAQPIPHISYDEMMEMSALGSKVMEMRSVELGKKYGVHIFVGKTLESKRGTWIMEATETMEQKAVTSVSVTKNVLTVSIKHVPQTNAAVADIFELLSNRHVNIDMISQTTFDSDIFLSFSCPLDEEEFLDEALKDIMDRFTTVKVDRHNQHAKLSVVGIGMRDATGVASKLFAIFRAENIPFYQVTTSEISISYTIAQADIERTVAAIANAFEL